GTCTTGCTGCTCCTGACCTTTACCCTCCGCACCCGACACCCAGATCTGCTGGTTGAGCGCGGCGGCTTCATCCAAGCCCAAGCAGTCAAGCGAGGGGATCGCAGCCTGGTCCTGGTGATCGGGCAGGGGGTGCCGGCGGCCGTGGCCGTTGGCGCGAGGTCGGATCATCGGTTCGACTGGCCTCCGGGCCTCCCCGAGACGGTGCAGGTCATAGGACTTGCCTGCGTGGTTGGCGGAACTGCGTTGGGCACCTGGGCGATGCTCAGCAACCGCTGCTTGTCTGCTGTCGTCCGAATCCAGGCTGACTGGGGTCAACAGGTAGTCACCACGGGGCCCTATCGCAGCATGCGTCTTCGTCCTACGCGGGGGGCATCCTCGCCTCCCTTGGGCTGCCGTACCTGTTGGTCGCGGTCTGGGCGTTCCTGCCGGGAGCCGTTGTGATTCTCGTCCTCGCCGGGCGCACGGCGCGAGAAGACCGCGTGCTCATCGATGAACTCCCCGGCTATCACCAGTCCACCCAGGCCACCCGCTACCGCCTGGTTCTCGGCGGGTGGTAGGCTCCCCTTGCGGGGAGGCAAGGATCGGTTAATCTCCCCCCTGGCCAAGTCAAGCACAACCGGATGGGGCGGCGCGCCGCCCCATCCGGTTGTTGTCGATCGAGGTCCGGTCTGCCCGGACCGCGTGCGTTGAGCAGCCCGGGGTATCTATCGCAAGGACCGGCGACACCTCAGGCCCGGGCCGCTTGCTGCCGTTGGATCAAAGGTTCTTGACTACGACCTCTTTCATGCGGACGTTGTTGCCCTCGTCGCTCTCGTCGACATCATCGTCGGTGTCGACCTCGGCCTTGGTGTTAATCGACGAATACCAGCTCGGATAGCCCACGTAGGTGCAGTTCAGGGTCTGATCGTCATCCGGCTCCAGATCGTCGACGTCCCAGCTGCAGGCAGCGGAGGGATAGCTTTCGCCCGGCCACCACTTGACCGTGAAATCTTTGGCGATCTCCCCGCCCTGATTCTTGATCTTGACGCTGACCGACACGGACTGGCTCATAAAGGGAGACTCAGGATCGAGCGTGATGCTCTTGACCACTAGATCGGGTTTGATCGAAGCCGCGGTCACAGCCTTGATCTTCACCCAGAATGAATTGGCAGCGGAAGGACCGATACCGAACAGCACCCCGCCCGGTTCCTTCAGGCGGAAGTTGCCCTGGTAGGTCCCGGAGCTGTTGGGCGCCGTCAGGTCGACGGAGACGTCGACAGTCGAGCCCGGGGCGACGGTGCCGGAGGTCAGCGTCACCGAGTCCGGCGCCCCCATCCGATCC
The sequence above is a segment of the Anaerolineales bacterium genome. Coding sequences within it:
- a CDS encoding NBR1-Ig-like domain-containing protein, which encodes MKKPSMSAVSLLVVAMLLLAACNFPGYQAAQGDPVATSAAATVDAALQLTQLAVTLVPPTLVPTVPPPTEVLASPTPPPPTAVPPTATPSTPCNAASFVTDVNYPDSTQVVVNTNFTKTWRLKNVGTCSWTSGYKLVFDSGDRMGAPDSVTLTSGTVAPGSTVDVSVDLTAPNSSGTYQGNFRLKEPGGVLFGIGPSAANSFWVKIKAVTAASIKPDLVVKSITLDPESPFMSQSVSVSVKIKNQGGEIAKDFTVKWWPGESYPSAACSWDVDDLEPDDDQTLNCTYVGYPSWYSSINTKAEVDTDDDVDESDEGNNVRMKEVVVKNL